The Ziziphus jujuba cultivar Dongzao chromosome 1, ASM3175591v1 genome segment TCCCAATTTCAATAACCTTGATTGGTTCTGATCAGAAAGCTATTGTTCAAGAAAGCAAAGTCTCTTCTCACAACAAAAAAATGTTGCTTAGTATCAAATAACAATCAGACATGTGTATGTCCATTGTTAATGCCAACATAAGCTCCCAATTTGAGGTTTGGAACAGATTTCAATTTAAGGTGATTAAAAATCATTCCATTCAAATGGCGTGAATTCATACTATGTCAAACAAGAGATGCAAGTTTTAATTATATCAGCTAATAAAGTCATTCATGAGAGATAAAACAATAAGGAGAAAAAAGTCAGACCTGATTGTTTGACAAATTCTGGATAGCAACCACCCCAGTATTGGGAGGGGCAAGAGGGCCCCAGAACATTGCGAGGCAATGCATGTGCTCAGGAGTGTACTTAAGCATGCGATGCCTTCCATTACGATCTTCAATGGCATAAACAGGTATGGTCTGGTAGCGGCGCCACCCTATAGAAACAATGACAGGGTCTCTTGTTTTCAGTACTTTCTTGTGCCATCTGTGTCGCTTTAACCTGGtctgaaagaaacaaaagaaggcacatttttttttatgaatattcaGCGACAAAGGGGTTACATGATAAAACTAATCATCAAAACCATACTGTAAGTGAACAAGCATAGTAGCTTTAGTTTCTACAGTCAAGAAAATGTAGCCTTTGAGCATTTTCTGAAAGCACCATATAAGTGAAATTTCcatactattaatattaaaatgtgcaataaaatataataaaatttgtaagtGGTCTCCAACCTGCATAAAGCCGACATTTTCTTCCCCAAGACCAATTCCACCAACCAAAACAGGATGGCAGGCATCAAAGTGCTCAGCCATCTCAGAAGGTACATCATGAAATTCCAATCGGAGGTAGGTCCCTGTTTGAAATCCCTCGATTTCTAATCGAGTAGCCTCGTCAAGTTCATCGAGTTCAGCTATATTCATCTGTTTCCTGATTTCAATATCCTCCTTCAACTAGAAGAATCAAGCAAAAGTTCTCATTTAGTACCTCTATTACAGAagacaaattttttgaatatatatcatAAGTACCTTGTCAAAATATCCGCCTTCTTTAGATTGATCCCAGGGAATCTTGCCTCCACTTTTAGAATCAagttcctcctcctcctcctcaggGAATTCAGACCCATCATCTGTATATCATAGTTAAGGTAACAAAGAGCAACTTTACAATGATTCTACATATTTAAGATGGCAAAGATGAGCAGACCAAATATGAATGTTGACATATAACTAAATGTTATAGGCATGTCATCTATTAGTAAATGTAAATCCATTAACAACCACTCTAAAAGGATCAACTCCTCCCCAACCCCTTGacgaaagaaaaaaggaaaaataaaaagtgaactctatatatatatatatatatatatacaaatctgCCATGGTGCGCACCTCACCCCCACTATATTTTGAGTGCCTCATGTTAGGCAACATGTTGCGCGACAAAGACATGAAGCAATATGTTGCCTGATGTGAGGCGTgttttttagcaaaattttatatatatatatatatatatatagagagagagagagagagagcgagagagcgagagagagagagagagagatttagaTTTTGCTTCAaccacaaacacacacacacaacaacgaccaaaaaaaaaaaaaaaaaaaaaaaaaaaaaagagaaaaaaatcaatAGAAGGCATGTCATCTATTAGTAAATGTAAATCATTAAAAACCATACTAATCAACTCCGCCCCAACCccttgacaaaagaaaaaagaaaaataaaaactgaactatatatatatatgtatagagagagagagagagagagagagagagattctgCTTAgagggtgaaaaaaaaaaaaaaaaatcaatagaacACATCAGGCGGATAATGGTGAGCAGAGGAGAAAAATGTAGTGCTGTCCAAAAATAATGAACTAAAATGTCTAAGAAAAAGGATATTCAGCATCAAACTTTTTACGGAGTGCAAGCTTATTTCGCCTCCGCTCCTCAACTGCCATATCATCTTCATTGCGGTCTGCAGCCTTGGCAGCCTTATCTGTCTCGTTCCCATTACGCTTCTCTCCTGTTTCTAAATCTTCAAAGTCACCATATACCTCATCGTCATCATCTGCATGAATCCCTGCAGACTGATTTCTTTGAGCAGCTTTTGTCCAGTCACCAGTGACAAAACGGTCACGGATATTCTCAATAAGCTTTTCCTCTTTCCAGTCCTTGAGATTTGTGTAACTCGTGAATTTGGAACAGTCCTCAACATTCAAATTTCCATCATCTAATCCTTCTCTAAGTTTCTGCAATTGATATAAAGGATAAGAATGACACAATATGTAAGTATATAAGAACAACATCAGCATTGATACCAGAAAGGCTGAGAAACTTAAATGCCTTGAAGTTAGAAGCATGCTTGCAACTGtgtcccccccaaaaaaaaaaaaaacaatgaaacaataACTAGGACAAACCTTGTTCCCTTCTCCTTTTGGCCTAAAAAAGTCATCACCATCACTTTCTTCCTCCCCGCTACTACCGCTGCTATCTTCTTCATCAATTGAAGTAGCTTTCATCAATGTAGAGTTACCGTATACAAGTTGCATGAGGTTAGTAGTTTGTCTTGAGGCAGTCCTTTTTGACAAAGATTCTTTCCACTTTGAAATGTTTCCCATCTCCTCTACAATTAAGGAATAGGAGGCAAAAATTAGAGACACAGATAAGACCTTGACAATGAATCAACACGATCTAATAATTTGTCTACTTCAATACACCAAGCAACTGATAGATAAATGTTCCAAATATCAACTTACTGTCTTAGTGTCCCATCAATGCATCACTTATACAACTATGTTAGTACGTATTTCCAATAGCTAAATGGTATAACATGAAATAAAGCTCAGAATACGTAAATAGTTGTACCTTCTGTTTCATAATCCTCTCCATCTTCCAAGGAAGAATCTGAACCAGAAGATGTCTGATTGtctgcatcatcatcatcatcatcatcattgtctTCCTCTTCATCTAAATCCTACAATGGCATAAACGAAGTGAACATAAACAATGAAATTAAGGAGaattattttcattgaaaatgaaCCTTGATTGTagacaattttttctttttatccatGCTATATAGATCAAGAAGAGGACTTGTTCATACAGATATTATAATAAATGCAGTTTATGTTGATTGCTTAATTCTATGACCCATTATTATGTTATACAGCCCAAATACCTTTATGCCACTTTCAATGCACATGCCATAAGATTGTGTCGAAGTTCGAGGACAATGAGAACAATTTTAAACTATCTACTTGTTCTAAGACAAACAAATACATTTAGGAATAAAAATGGTTCCCACAAATAATGGTGTCATTCAACAAACATAAATGAGTGTCTCTTTTTCacctttatattattatcatcattgtcATTTCCAAAGACCGCCTTTCTCCTTAGCCTTCCATCATGAAGTTCAACATGTTCTTTCAAGTGACTTTTAAGTGTTGCTTGTTCTTCTAATGCATCATCATTCTCTGTATCAGACACATCATCTTTTTGACCAGTATCATCTTCATCCGAAGATGCCAAGCTATCAAGATCCTTAGAATCATTCTCTTCAATAGACACATCATCTTCCAATGATTTCCTGGACTGATATTGCTCAACAGACTCTATTTTTCGATTCTGTTCATCAGCTTCTTGACTATAATTTGCATCAATCCGAGCTCCTGATAACATATTAGGCTTCCGgccaaaaagagaaataaaactCTTTTCTAACTTTTCATCGATAGAATATTTTGTGTTCTGCAGTGACTTTACTAAGACCTCACCCACATCATGGCGACCTCCTGTTAAAATGCCAATTCAAACACTTAGCTACAaaaattccccccccccccccccccaaaaaaaaagaaaaaaaaaaaaaagaaaaaaaaagtacacaaaaagaagaagaagaagaaagatctaTGGCAGTTGCAAGAAGGAAAGAAATTTTGACTATTGAATTATTCGTATTACAGTATGCAAATGCAGAGAAATCTCCACCACATTAAAAAGGAGACAGAAGTACACCTTCAGTGTAATCAGAAGGTGTCATGTAATGAACATAAAAGTTCATAAATAATGGATATTTTTCACAAAGTAAGAAAAGAATTAAGTTGGAAACCTTTTTGCGTTGCTCCTCCATTTTCATCATCAACTTCTGAATACTGGACAAAGtgcttatttatgtttatataataaCCATCCTTGTCATACATGACCCCACGGTCAGACATGGGTCCATAAAACAACTTTTCCTTATCACGCAATCCCTTCTTTTTGGCAGCTGATGGTAAAGGACATGGATCAGCTAAGACTGTGACGCCAGCCAAACTGTAATCACCCACCCCAGCAATATGCACCTGTTACACAAATATACATCAGATAACCAACTTGTTATAAATTCCAAAGGAATAAAAGCTTGTACCAATCAAATTTTAGAGACCAGAGGGCAATGTTTCTTCTTTCCTAGTAGGAAAAAGCAGAAAGCCAAGTATAATAATACACTTACTTGATTAAGTAACAAATTCTAGGTGAGTTAATAAGTCAATCACCTGTGACTTAACATTCTAAGCATTAACCAACAATTGTAACTCTAAATGAGGTACTACTGTCAATCTCTCATTCATCTTCATCTTTGCTTCTCCAAAATCTTTTAGAtcttttaccaaaataaatttcattgaaCATTGAAAGACACAGGCTATGACACACACCTTGGTTCCCTTTTTCAAGTTACAGCCTCTCAAATAACCATAAAGTATGATATTTCTGCCACATTTATTATCCATTTGCACTCTTTGAGGAGGAGTGACATCTTCAAAACGATCTACAAAGACATAAGGATGAGCTGTTCGCCAAGACAATGGACGAAACTTCTCGACAGATATGAACCGTGAAAGGTTGTGAATTTCACGTTTGGGGTACCTATTTGTTCAAGGGGAAGAAAGTTAGCCTTTGAAATGCAACCCAGAGGttctcaaatttcaaataaGTGGATGATCCACAGCAAAATGTTGTATAGGATACTTACTGTCCATGAATAAGACcagataaataaaacaatttagcTCCATCATATATTTCAGTCCAAAAACGATGTTTTAGACGCTGCTTTGTCTTCCTTAACTTTTTTGCATCTTTGAACTGATCAAGGTGGGTAAGGACTCCCATAACCTTGGGGAAACCATGAACTTGCAATATATTGAGGAATTCAAAGGTTTCCTGATAAGAAATTGAAGCAAATTGTACAATATGAAATTCCCAGATGCCTTCATATTGAATTGATGTAGCTATGAATATAGTAATTAATCCTCAATagaaaaagaggagaaaaaaaagaaaagaaaaaaagagttcaTAAATACATAGCAAAACCAATGTCAACATAATTCAAGAACTTCCGCTAATAAGCATAGTCAATCGCAATGATCAAGAAAGCAAAGGCGACCTAAATTGTAGGTATTGGTGGAATCAGAATAGATTAAAGTAGTGCAAAGAGTTATATACAAACCAAAAATCAGATCAATCAACATAATTCTAAAACTTTCATCGACATAAATTGTTGGCAAGCACAAAGTGCTAGCATGCAAACACACATGTATAACAAATTATCATCGATGGAGTCTAATCATGTTGAAACTGAAGAGTAAATGAGGAAatgaaaactttaaaaaataaataaataaataaataaataaagaaactcACCATTTCAAAACCATAACTTCCATCTATAAGAAGCAATGCCAAATCTGCATATTTTGCTGCATCAATCATGCCGTTTATATCATTTGGGCACTCCACAAACTGCAACCGCCTTTTCTTACCTATAAAATTGGAGCAAACCACATAGTAAACAAAGCTCCAATCTTTACTGAACTTCATTAATTTGAGATAGAGCATACATACGAACCTGATACTACGGTAATCGGTCCCCGAACTTCATCTAAATTATGTTTGGTATAATGCTTTACAAGCGACTTTATTAAAAGAGACTTCCCAACCTACAACAATCCATAATGAATTCAAAACAATCGCATAAATTTCACAACTTATTGCCAATGCACCAAAATTTACAATCCAAAATCACTTCTGGTccaagtgtgtatatatatatatatatatagtaaaccTTGGGAGGTCCATGCACGAGAACAACGTATGGAGGTGGTTCGCCATAGGACCGATTAATGCTCGGGACATGAAGCCTACGCTGCTCTTTTTCCACGGAACGCGCTTGCAAACGCTTGGCTTTTGCAGATGAATTGAAAGCGAATGCCTATTCCAAAGTATGCATATTCAAAATTGTTCCTTGTTTCTTccaaatatttgtatatatatatatatatagaattcatGAAAAAAATCTGAATGCAATTATACCTTAGGGTTTTGCTGCTTATCGTTTTCGAAATTGTCGCCCTTCTTCTTTCCGGATTTGGCCTTCTTCTTCTTGGCCGAAGAACCAGATTGTCTAGACCTATGAACCTTATGCGACTGTTCATTGCTTCCACTATCTATCGCCATTGAAGGGAGAATGAAGAGAAAATCGGagtagggtttagggttttagccAAACGGAAAGTGTAACCGTAATTAATGGCTTCGGCGAGCTATGGCGGCTAATCAGTCCAGTGGGTTTAcatgaaaaagttttaaattttttttaattacataaaaggTCTTAAACTTTATATAATTTCGGTATTGACCCGTCAGATTCTCAGGCCTGTCTCAGAGCCCACAGTACCACAAAACATGTCCAAACCCAAACTGATACTGGACTTCTCCGGCCCGTTTCCTAAAAAGCGGaagtacaaaaaaatataattattatttttttatgcatatattttattgttttgttaattataatttcacccaaaaaaaaaaaaaatgatgatttttggGGTCTAATTCTTAAAGATATCACTtttacttttcttatttttttagtacCAATAAGACGATAGGTAAGTGGatggattattttattctttcccaGTCCATTATGTAgctttaaatttgataaataaattttcattataatatattttttttataatattagagATTAGATTGTATAATTTCTTTATGAAAGATTATATAGTATTAAGACatgacaattaaataaaaaagaaactcaaTAAAATTTGTACGCATTAAAAAATGgcagctaaaaaaaaaattaataattttgatgCTCTTATAATGTCCGTGtgggattaaaaaaataaaaataaaaaaggaaaaacctcttacatttttttttattttttatttttaataaaaaacctCTTTGAGTtggaaccccaaaaaaaaaaaaaaaaaaaaaaaaattcaattttcattttctgGTATTGAGAATGTAAGAGAGTTGAAGGAACTAGAAagcgaaaaacaaaaacacaaatagTGTTTGCAGAGCAACCATGAAGAAcagcaacagcaacaacaacaactaccGAGAAGAAGATCAGCCAAATAAAGAGAGTGCTTTCTCAAGCCTGGACTCCAGATTCAACCAAACCCTTAGAAATGTTCAAGGGTATGCATTCCAATTTTCCATGATGACTCTTTTAATCGTTTCTCACTCCTCTCGGCTTGTGAATTTCCTTAGATTTGTTGCCCATTTTGCGAGATTTTTTCATCTGTCTGGTTAGTTGTTCCAATTTCATCGTTAAAATgcctatttttttcttctttagtgGGTCTAATTCATTGCATTTCGAAATCCCAGTTGAAAATCCTTTTAGCAACACATAGTATATCTTTTGATCTCTCAAATTATGTAAATTGGTTTGTAAATTTGATGTGGGGTTTGCTGATTTCGATGTATTTGCTTAAAACCAGTGACAAAATTGTGTGCTAAAACGATCTCTGCGTTTGAGGTTGGTAAGTCAATATTGCTCTGTTCTGTTTGGTTGCTGGGAAAATCTAGGGGACAAAAAGAAGGATGCGCAGTTTCTGAGCAGTTGGATGCGCACCAACCAGATTATCATATTATTGTTTGAGAGCTGGAATCTAATATTAGGAGTATTATTTTTACTGGATCTCTTTTCCAAAATACGAAAGCTAACATCATACTTTATATCACAGTAggttccattaaaaaaataataataataataataaagagagtGAAATTCTTCTCTTATGCTGGCATTTTCATTTTGATGTTTGCCTACTTCACTTGCCATTAGCTGTGCTTTTTCAGCGACGATTATTTCAAACCAAagtgccttttttatttttatttttattttttatccttttctGGACCGCTATGTTGCCAAAATTAAGTAGATCTGTGTTCCATTAGATCTTATTAAAGTTTGTACAATCGATACTGAAAGTTTGATATTTAGTCAGACATGTGGATTATCTTATTTTAAGATTAAGTCAATCAATGATGTCTTAGCAAATTTTTAATTCTTCTATTTCGATGGCTTATTCTTTTATCAGTGATTACTATCTGATTCATGTTTCACTGAGCAAGTATTGGTAGTTTTAGTtgtttgtaattaatttatgaTCTTTCTGCATGCCCTCTAGGTTGCTGAAAGGCCGTTCAATTCCCGGTAAAGTATTATTGACTAGGAGAACAGACCCTCTAGATGACTCAGCTTTACAAGAGACGTCACCATATTATGAAAGGAGCTACTCATACAATGATGCTGGGACAAGTGATCGCATGACCAAGGCAGCAGAGGTGTTATTATGGTCTTTTTGTAGGAAATTCCAGATTTAAAGCAGTTTTCTTACTCAATTAAGTGGAACTTTTCTTCTAATGTAGGAAGAAGTCCAGAGAACAAGCAGTCCAAACAGCAATGCAAATGTGAACAAGTTAAAATCTTCAACCTCAAATATTGAGAATGCTCCCAAAGAAGTACAAAAATCCACCATGGGTGCTAGAGCTACTGATTCTGCAAGGGTAATGAAGTTCACGAAAGTGCTGTCAGGGACAACGGTCATACTAGGTATAGTGCAATAATCCtttatgtttaattatattatcattttcatctttCTCAGGTAGAtaattgcttttttttgttttttttttttgccttcttTAGTGttattctttgtttttccttCTTAATACGTTTTATGTTTAATAATTCTTTGTGTAGAGAAGTTGCGTGAGTTAGCTTGGAGTGGCATACCACCATACATGCGTCCGACTGTATGGAGGCTTCTCTTGGTAAGCTAAATGCTTTGGTGTTTGATTAATTTACCTCCTTTTTTCACAACATTTACACTTTTACACAAGTAATCAATAAACACTGCATGCGTCTTCACAACAATTTTTTTACAGAGCATTACAAAAGACATGTTAAGTTGCTTTTATACTTCTATTCCGCTTTTTTCTACATTAGCTGTTAGAAATATAAATGGTAATCTAGTTATTCTTTTGGTTTCTTGATTGGACCCAGTGCTTGAAGGATTAACTTATTCAGATGGTTTTGTAAATATAGTTGTGCtctcagctttttttttttatttttatttttaaatcttgtaATTTAGGAGTCCTGATTCTcattattaattagaaaaagaaaaaaggtgcaTTATGTGGGGCTTgcctttaaaaaaaagaaaaaaaaaaatgttgttgcTTGTATGAATTTTAAGAATTAACTCACAACAGGGATATGCACCACCTAATTCAGATAGACGGGAGGGAGTTCTGAGAAGGAAGCGCATTGAGTATCTTGACTGTGTTTCTCAGTATTGTGACATTCCTGATACTGAACGTTCAGATGATGAGATCAACATGCTTCGCCAGGTTCCAATACTAACCGAATCTTGATAAGTGCTAACTTTTTTATGTGCAATCATTGATTGTTTCTGTAACTATCTCTTTTAGATTTCTGTTGATTGTCCAAGAACTGTACCAGATGTTTCCTTCTTTCAGCAAGTACAAGTTCAGAAATCCTTGGAGCGCGTGCTTTATACATGGTTAGTTACTCAGGAACAAACAAATGTTGTAGAATTAAAGTAAAGATGAAAACACGGGTTTACTTTCTTTCAAAGTTTCTCTTAATTGATTTTAGGTTTTCTATAACTCATCCATAGATTTCCAGATACGATATGAATTTGACTTAACCCAGTATACAGTTACACttctttttttaccctttcctatTTTGATTCATGAAATgattaatttcattataaaaatgCTTAATGCCCCATTGGGGCCAGTTGCATTTATTCAGTTTTCATTCCTCCaacataaaatgtaaaatatgagAGACATATAGTTCTGTTATTCTTTTCCAGACATGTTATGTAGACTTGGATTGTGGGCCAGTAGTTAATGGTGAAGGTGTCCCAATCTTAGAAGAAGCCATGGATTAAATATTGTTTCTATTGGGACATCCAAACTAATTCAAATAAACAACTTTCTGTGCGAATATTTCCCATATATTCTCTATGTTTATGTCATTATCCTAAGACTCAAACGCATATCAGATGCTTTACATTccctattattttaattatttattttggttactTCTCTTGAGTGGCTAGTTCTTGGTGCTGAATGTTCTCTTATTTGATGTTTTAGCTCCAtagtaaaataatgaaattggtgTATAGTTGTGAAAATTCCCTCATTTgggtatttatgtttttcttaaAGTGCTTTTAAGTGATTTTCTCTGTGTCACTTTCGTAATTTCTTTCAGGGCCATTCGGCATCCTGCGAGCGGATATGTTCAGGGAATAAATGATCTTGTTACACcctttttagttgttttcttgtcaGAGCACCTGGAGGGGAGTGTGGAGAATTGGTCAATGTCTGATCTAACTCCTgaaaaaataactaatatagAGGCTGATTGTTATTGGTGCCTGTCAAAGTTACTTGACGGTATGCAAGACCATTACACATTTGCTCAGCCAGGAATCCAGAGGCTTGTTTTTAGGCTTAAGGAATTGGTCAGGCGGATTGATGGTAAGCCCTTGTTCTTGCCTTAAGTTTCTCTCTTCCACCCCTTTCTTTTCATGAAGTATTACTTTTATATGGAATTGGCATGTTAcatttggttattattattattatttcgttTTTATAATTACTTTTGGTGTTAGCAATTCTGTTTTAGTTTTCATAGAAAAGTTGGCTTTTTGTCGGACTAGAGTCTAAAAGCTTTTAGGTTCTATTTGGATAATTAATAATGGTTGCCTATGTACTGCAGCAATTTGGTTGCATAAATTTTAGCTACAGCATAAAAACTAAAAGGTCTGTCTTAGAACTTATTGGTATTTTCAACCATACAATTAAATTGCCTCATATTGTTCTTACATTGCTGCAAACTTATGTGCATGTATATGGTGAAGGGAGAATGTTCTGCTGTTGAAATGTGCTTGATATTGTTCTGATTGAAGATGGGCATGTGTTATTTGGTTATTCTGTTGAGTTCGATAAGAAATGAAATTCTAAACTATTGTAACATCCTTGGAAAGTGACAAACTGCCTGTCTTGTTACCTAATTTGTCCTGATGCAAGAATTGTGCCAAAGTTCTATCTTCATCTTTACATTTGCATATTActatttattgtttcttttaatttactttattcAAGTACAATATTTAGTGctctttaacattttttttttttttccatactgCCTCAGAACCTGTTTCTAAACACATGGAGGAGCAAGGGCTGGAATTTCTTCAATTTGCTTTCCGGTGGTTCAACTGTCTTTTAATACGAGAGGTCCATTTCTACCAATGTGTTATTTTaactcaaaatatcatttttctcttctttcaaTGTGCTTTCACTTGGTAAACAAAGTTTTCATGAGATTTTTGAGATATAGGAGAATACTTCTAGCAGAAATTCAGCAATGACGTTGTGCTCCATTTGCTTGCTTTCAAAGCTAATGACATATTTTGTTTCTAACAGATCCCATTCCATCTTGTTACCCGCCTGTGGGACACTTATCTTGCAGAAGGAGATGCATTGCCTGATttccttgtatatatatttgccaGTTTTCTTTTAACGGTGAGAT includes the following:
- the LOC107435087 gene encoding uncharacterized protein LOC107435087; this encodes MAIDSGSNEQSHKVHRSRQSGSSAKKKKAKSGKKKGDNFENDKQQNPKAFAFNSSAKAKRLQARSVEKEQRRLHVPSINRSYGEPPPYVVLVHGPPKVGKSLLIKSLVKHYTKHNLDEVRGPITVVSGKKRRLQFVECPNDINGMIDAAKYADLALLLIDGSYGFEMETFEFLNILQVHGFPKVMGVLTHLDQFKDAKKLRKTKQRLKHRFWTEIYDGAKLFYLSGLIHGQYPKREIHNLSRFISVEKFRPLSWRTAHPYVFVDRFEDVTPPQRVQMDNKCGRNIILYGYLRGCNLKKGTKVHIAGVGDYSLAGVTVLADPCPLPSAAKKKGLRDKEKLFYGPMSDRGVMYDKDGYYININKHFVQYSEVDDENGGATQKGGRHDVGEVLVKSLQNTKYSIDEKLEKSFISLFGRKPNMLSGARIDANYSQEADEQNRKIESVEQYQSRKSLEDDVSIEENDSKDLDSLASSDEDDTGQKDDVSDTENDDALEEQATLKSHLKEHVELHDGRLRRKAVFGNDNDDNNIKDLDEEEDNDDDDDDDADNQTSSGSDSSLEDGEDYETEEEMGNISKWKESLSKRTASRQTTNLMQLVYGNSTLMKATSIDEEDSSGSSGEEESDGDDFFRPKGEGNKKLREGLDDGNLNVEDCSKFTSYTNLKDWKEEKLIENIRDRFVTGDWTKAAQRNQSAGIHADDDDEVYGDFEDLETGEKRNGNETDKAAKAADRNEDDMAVEERRRNKLALRKKFDAEDDGSEFPEEEEEELDSKSGGKIPWDQSKEGGYFDKLKEDIEIRKQMNIAELDELDEATRLEIEGFQTGTYLRLEFHDVPSEMAEHFDACHPVLVGGIGLGEENVGFMQTRLKRHRWHKKVLKTRDPVIVSIGWRRYQTIPVYAIEDRNGRHRMLKYTPEHMHCLAMFWGPLAPPNTGVVAIQNLSNNQATFRITATAVVLEFNHASRIVKKLKLVGYPTKIFKKTALIKDMFTSDLEIARFEGAAVQTVSGIRGQVKKAAKEEIGNQPNKKGGQPKEGIVRCTFEDKIKMSDIVFLKAWIQVEVPKFYNRLTTALQPRDQTWQGMKTVAELRREHNQPIPVNKDSLYKPIERKPKKFNPLVIPKSLQAALPFASKPKDTPSRKRPLFENRRAVVMEPHQRKVHALVQHLRLIRNEKTKKRKIKEEKKKKELEAKKAKEELITKKRRREERRERYREQEKQKKKTRRKIE
- the LOC107405962 gene encoding GTPase-activating protein gyp1, producing MKNSNSNNNNYREEDQPNKESAFSSLDSRFNQTLRNVQGLLKGRSIPGKVLLTRRTDPLDDSALQETSPYYERSYSYNDAGTSDRMTKAAEEEVQRTSSPNSNANVNKLKSSTSNIENAPKEVQKSTMGARATDSARVMKFTKVLSGTTVILEKLRELAWSGIPPYMRPTVWRLLLGYAPPNSDRREGVLRRKRIEYLDCVSQYCDIPDTERSDDEINMLRQISVDCPRTVPDVSFFQQVQVQKSLERVLYTWAIRHPASGYVQGINDLVTPFLVVFLSEHLEGSVENWSMSDLTPEKITNIEADCYWCLSKLLDGMQDHYTFAQPGIQRLVFRLKELVRRIDEPVSKHMEEQGLEFLQFAFRWFNCLLIREIPFHLVTRLWDTYLAEGDALPDFLVYIFASFLLTWSDELQKLDFQELVMFLQHLPTQNWTHQELEMVLSRAYMWHSMFNSSPSHLAS